From a region of the Nitrospira sp. genome:
- a CDS encoding DGQHR domain-containing protein: protein MLATRIKQKEGTFYFIAYKADALLEKVRFTSRYYFEGEEIAQSKISEHDEVAQFIAGIERSEKGFQRVLNRQKIKQIVNFFETVVAQPMIPGTVLLFTDETLRFQKMDDSESIGHLSEPKGKYLVIDGQHRLAGLHFFHEKHPDQSAQVEVPCLLFDGRSADFATEMFVIINSTHTRINRSHLVDLYEKVSWESPEKKFAAKVADLMYGEPDSPLQYKINRLGGRSKQEKWILQSEVFNELLKVVTAHKRWMESHLGMKPDRCYALVRDYLKGVKDVMGEVWGQNERYMFTRDVTLKALIRVLDDLIVDRKLINDWDEQRSHKPFAEIVKPWAPLTKDFRADGFYERFPAKGQLERVRKIHQRLLDAIVG, encoded by the coding sequence ATGCTCGCCACGCGGATCAAGCAGAAAGAGGGCACGTTCTATTTTATCGCCTATAAAGCCGATGCGCTGTTGGAAAAAGTTCGGTTCACGAGCCGTTACTATTTCGAGGGTGAAGAGATCGCACAAAGTAAGATCTCCGAACACGACGAGGTGGCGCAGTTCATCGCAGGAATCGAACGAAGCGAAAAAGGCTTTCAACGCGTTTTGAATCGGCAGAAGATCAAGCAGATCGTCAATTTTTTTGAGACCGTTGTGGCCCAGCCGATGATTCCCGGCACGGTGTTGCTGTTTACCGATGAAACACTTCGATTCCAAAAAATGGACGACTCGGAGTCAATCGGTCACTTGAGCGAACCCAAGGGAAAGTATCTGGTGATCGACGGACAACACCGCCTCGCCGGGCTTCACTTTTTCCATGAAAAACATCCCGATCAAAGCGCACAGGTCGAGGTGCCCTGCCTGTTGTTCGACGGCCGGAGCGCGGATTTCGCCACGGAAATGTTCGTCATCATCAACTCCACTCACACGCGAATCAACCGATCGCATTTGGTCGATCTCTATGAAAAGGTGTCATGGGAAAGTCCGGAGAAGAAATTCGCCGCCAAAGTCGCCGATCTCATGTACGGCGAGCCGGACTCGCCGTTGCAGTATAAGATCAATCGGCTCGGAGGACGGAGCAAACAGGAAAAGTGGATTCTGCAGTCCGAAGTCTTCAATGAGCTGTTGAAGGTCGTGACGGCCCATAAGCGCTGGATGGAGTCGCACCTTGGAATGAAGCCCGATCGGTGTTATGCCCTGGTGCGCGATTACCTCAAAGGGGTGAAGGACGTCATGGGCGAGGTCTGGGGGCAGAACGAGCGGTATATGTTCACTCGCGATGTGACACTCAAGGCGTTGATTCGTGTGCTGGATGATCTGATCGTGGATCGCAAGCTCATCAATGATTGGGACGAGCAACGCTCCCACAAGCCGTTTGCCGAGATCGTCAAGCCTTGGGCGCCTCTGACCAAGGACTTTCGTGCCGACGGCTTCTATGAGCGTTTCCCAGCCAAGGGGCAACTTGAACGAGTTCGGAAGATTCACCAGCGGTTGCTGGATGCGATTGTTGGATAA
- a CDS encoding SRPBCC family protein — MDKRRGLSPVLLLLLVFADLQSAAVWGAVTSVAAETDRLEVAAESGGGVRATAHVLFPASPAVVQALLTDYRHWPDLFEVRMRVAELNVRDGVATVDLRIDHALMPGEHRLVTESKALPDGGLVTELKGGDFKRYHRVWRLQPAGEGSQTRADFELVVEIESMVPDWLVAVAMRQELEAHFRIVKQKALDHSKRPGT, encoded by the coding sequence TTGGATAAACGAAGAGGACTATCACCGGTTCTTCTCTTGCTGCTGGTCTTTGCAGATCTTCAGTCCGCTGCGGTGTGGGGGGCTGTCACTTCGGTGGCAGCTGAAACCGACAGGTTAGAGGTCGCGGCAGAGTCCGGCGGAGGAGTGCGTGCGACGGCGCATGTGCTCTTCCCGGCGAGTCCGGCCGTGGTTCAGGCGCTGTTGACTGATTATCGACATTGGCCCGATCTCTTCGAAGTTCGAATGCGGGTGGCCGAGTTGAATGTCCGAGATGGAGTGGCCACGGTCGACCTTCGTATCGATCATGCGTTGATGCCCGGCGAGCACCGGCTGGTCACGGAGTCAAAGGCTTTGCCGGATGGCGGCCTCGTGACCGAGCTGAAGGGCGGAGACTTCAAGCGCTATCATCGAGTATGGAGACTCCAGCCTGCCGGAGAGGGAAGCCAGACACGCGCCGATTTTGAACTGGTCGTTGAGATCGAGTCCATGGTGCCGGATTGGCTCGTGGCGGTCGCCATGCGTCAGGAGTTGGAAGCGCATTTCCGCATCGTCAAACAGAAGGCGTTGGATCATTCCAAGCGGCCGGGAACTTGA